Proteins found in one Melospiza georgiana isolate bMelGeo1 chromosome 1, bMelGeo1.pri, whole genome shotgun sequence genomic segment:
- the LOC131087656 gene encoding erythroblast NAD(P)(+)--arginine ADP-ribosyltransferase-like, protein MASLAQTLAQLALAMVTTAVDVIPLDMAPDSFDDQYRGCGPAMKAALLTLSWSEFKQNKEFDEVWGKAMAMWQSQGPPESPLSPDQATAIMAFTMTDPRIFNDVVRVVGHSPQEYRDNFHFKTLHFLLTDALATLRDAQKGQCRDTFLKVCGTRFETQPGETIRFGHFMPVFLSKQIGECPSETMLELRTCHGVEITVFSEYPEPEIVLIPPFETFKVTQYTLKGDKTQIQLQSSGTYSKYNCEWLGGGSVQSAPFHVGGLLLASMALAVATGIL, encoded by the exons atggcctcCCTGGCTcagaccctggcacagctggcattggcCATGGTCACCACGGCTGTCGATGTGATCCCCCTGGACATGGCCCCGGACTCCTTTGATGACCAGTACCGAGGCTGTGGCCCTGCCATGAAGGCAGCATTGCTGACCCTAAGCTGGTCCGAGTTCAAGCAGAACAAGGAGTTTGATGAGGTTTGGGGAAAGGCTATGGCCATGTGGCAGAGTCAGGGGCCCCCTGagtccccgctgtccccagacCAGGCCACCGCCATCATGGCCTTCACAATGACTGACCCCAGAATATTCAATGATGTCGTGCGCGTGGTTGGGCATTCCCCACAGGAATACCGGGACAACTTCCACTTCAAAACACTGCATTTCCTGCTGACGGATGCCCTGGCCACTCTGAGGGATGCTCAGAAAGGGCAGTGTCGGGACACGTTCCTGAAGGTGTGTGGCACCCGGTTTGAGACACAGCCTGGTGAAACCATCCGGTTTGGTCATTTCATGCCGGTGTTCCTGAGCAAACAAATTGGCGAGTGCCCCAGTGAGACAATGCTTGAGCTGCGCACATGTCATGGTGTGGAAATCACAGTTTTCAGCGAATATCCAGAACCTGAAATCGTGTTGATCCCACCCTTTGAGACCTTCAAGGTCACCCAATACACTTTGAAAGGGGACAAGACACAGATCCAGCTCCAGTCCAGCGGGACCTACAGCAAATACAACTGCGAGTGGCTGGGAG GTGGGAGTGTCCAGAGCGCCCCCTTCCACGTCGGAGGACTCCTGCTGGCCTCCATGGCCCTGGCAGTGGCCACTGGAATCCTCTGA